acaacatacttcataccgtgtacattataacataccataatagacccatttctgtaatatactcacatatctatattattgctaatatatattgtaatatatctatatcactaaagcacttctggatggatgcaaactgcatttcgttgccctgtacctgtgcatgtgcaatgacaataaagttgaattctattctatttctattctattctaagtaaaaaatgtaaaataatcagtTAAGTTGGGCCATAACTAAAAAAGTCTTTGGCATATTAAAATTGTTCATGGAATACTTCAATTATTTCTGAGTAGGTACTGATCTCGGTATTAAGCTCAGTCTCTCTAAAGTAAATACCCTACAGCTGCAGACCCTATGGTGGGAGCTGGAGATGTGAAACAGCTAAAATATCAACCAGTGGTGCAGGGTAGCAGCGGTCTTGACATGTCAGAGGCAGCAAAGGGaaaattttaaaacatgaataGACCGCCAAATTTGACAAGTGTATTTAGTACATGGAGAGAGGAGAGTGATCCATATTAAAGTTCGGCCCATAACTTCAACAAAGGCGTAATTTTGGTGGTTTTGTCTTTCTACACCACAAAGGCAGGTTCTAAATCAAATAATCAATAAGTGATTGAAGTTAAATTTAAGCTTTAACTCAAGGCATTTTACCAAATCTTCGCCAAAATTTATTTGGGAATTAGAGCCCAAATACATGTCAGTGCAAATGAGATAGGCTAACATTcagctgaaaaaataaatcagaatcaaaaataataaaaacttcaGGAGTAAAGAAATTAATAATCTGGTACTTTCTTAAAAAATAAGGAATGAAATGGCCAGCTCAGCAACACATAAAGACCTGAAAAAATGATTTCCATAGATAAGCAAAACAGCTTCATAATATCTAAGTCAAAAACACCCAGGTGAGGTAGACATATCATTGTCAAGACACCTCCATGAATGGGAATACAACAAGGTTCAAACTATTGGTGACACTCAATAACAAGAGGATCAGATTAAACTTTGCCAAAGAAAATCTGAAAGAACCTTTACAGCTCTCAAAAAATATTCTTAAAGTATGGAGAGGagagaaacagctcatgatcAGATTGGGCATGTATCGCTGCCACTGAAACTGGGTCACTATTGTCTGATTACTGTGACTGCTGATcgaaacagaaacagaaggatGAAATGTGAAGTGCACAGGGCTATACTCTCTGCTTAGACTCAGACAAatgctaaacaaacaaaaccaaaaaactgtgTAACCCCTTAATTAAAGAAGAAAGTCTGCACTTTAGCCACATCTTGATTgtgtgatttaaaatccactgtggtggtgtacagagacTACAAGAATTGTGTCTTTCTCCAACAAATTATGGACCTAACTATACATCTATATGGCCTGAAGCAGCTTATCTCACTCAGTTTATAGAATTACATTACAATTAATACCATGGTCAGATTACAAGTTATCCAGGAAACGAATTAAATGTTGAGAttttataataaaaagtgaTAACTGCATTAAAGATTATACTAATCTGAGTTTTTCAAAACATTCTTTTAAATTAGAGTCAGCTGACAAAGAAGCACTTACAGAAATTTTTGAAGTGCATGCTGTGTAGGCTTGAGATGAGTAGGGTACGTCCACAGCAGGAACCCCAGAAATCTCCCCAGAGTCACTGTAGCATGCACTGATTATATCCATCAGCTGCTGATTGATGGAGTTCAGCGGGTACATGCAGAGAGCAGAGTCGCTTTCGTCGTCATCTGGATGAGCCACCATGAAGAGGACTTTTGTGAATGAGGTGACCGTCCCATAATTACCAGATTGAGACATGACCCGTGCCAGCTCTTTTCCTGGAAAAGCCACATATGCAGCTTGGACTTTGTTGTACCGGTTCTTTATACCGCAGGTTAACTGGAGCTCTGTGTACGAATAGTAATGTTGGTCATTTTCACAAAGACGAGACACAAAAGTCAAGTTTTTGTTATCTGTGCCATCGAGAGTCCGAGAAAAGAGGAAATACACAAAACCATCCTCTTTGAAGGCATGTTGGAAGTCGTGTAAGTACTTGAGGACAAATGGCGCCGTCTGTACCGCTGATGCCTCAATGATGTTCTCAAACACAACCCAGTCCTGGTAGTCCTCAAGGATTCGTGTGCTGATTAGTTTTGTACTGTCCAGGCTTCCATAGCCCTTTCCAACAAGGAACACTTTGAAGGTCCGGCCATTTTTTGTGTAGTTGGACATGACGCTCACCACGTTCACATTATCCTCTATGCTAGCCACGTATGTCCGCTGTCCTTTGTTGTCATTGTAATACAACTCTTGTTCTACATTAGACAGGTTGAGGAGGGAACATATGCCTCTGTACCGACTGCCACATACTATTAGTGAACCATTGGATGGGTGGACCAGCAGAAGTTTGTTGCTGTTGGGCATGAGCACTGTGTCCTGACAGCCTGAAGCAGGAGGTGTACATGTTTTGGCATCTTTTTTTGGGCCCGTCTCAGTGCGGGCCTCCTTCTGGAGGGACGGGCTCAGCTGGAAGATATTGTTGACTGCTCCCAGGTAGATGCGACCAGTCTGTGGGTCCTGGACCACATTGTTAATCAGGGTTTCAGAGATGAATTCCACAGTGGGGATTTTTCCACTCCCCCTTTGGGCTTGAGAGACTGACAACCAGATTAGGAAGAAGAGGGTGGAGACCCAGCTTGCCATCTCTGGAAGGAACAAAAAAGAAGGTTTTACTATTAATGAAGTTAAATGGCACCTTAAATGTACATTAACTATCAAAAAATGACACATCAAAGAAGGGTTGCTGTGTGGTTAATATAACTGGACATATGTAAAGAACTGTACGGTCAAAACAACCAGACATCTTTACATACAGGCCATTAGTTTGATGAACACTTAGAACACTCACATAGTGTCTGTATTTGAATCATCCACCATACCCGCTTCTGAATCAAAGCATgctgcatatgctgtttttgttctgttgtacATATCTACATACTATTAAATCTGGTTCTTGTCATTCTTTTACTGAAAAGAGAGAACACGACTCAGTTAGTcaaaatatttataattattttatttaatcatcTTCTGGAAGAGAGAGACATGCACAGCCCAAAGCCATTTTGCAGATCTCTAGCATATAGTCCTTTACACGTCACACATAGTTTAGATAAAAACAACTACTTCTGTGTTACTTAgttctgctttttctgtctggtttcctgttcTTTATTAATATGCCTCTGCAGCTCTTCCTTTATTTTTAGTCTGGCTGAGCACTTGGTTTGTGAGTCAAAGCTGGCCTTCCTTTATACAggcctttattattaaaatacataaaagactataatcagaaaataagcactaagaaCATATCCAGCATATGCTGGATACATAtccatttcttatttatttaatcatttactCCAACGTCTCTGCACCCTGCACAAAACCATTCTTAGTGGTTCCTTTAAACAGAAACAGGGTGGTGTATGAAAAAATTTAaggaaaaaacatctgaattgtACATCAAAAGGACAGAAACAGAGGGAGACAAATATGTTACTTACTGAGTCTTTGTGCAAGCTGGTAGGTGTCTGTCCGTTGTCAGGGTGAGTTAGAGTGTGGATGATGAATGTGTGAATATCTCACCACAAAACCTCAACTCACAGTGTAAAAGCATGTCTGACATCCTCTCACAAATACTAATGAAGATGAGCTTACACTACTTTTTCTTCTTG
This Astatotilapia calliptera chromosome 7, fAstCal1.2, whole genome shotgun sequence DNA region includes the following protein-coding sequences:
- the LOC113024953 gene encoding plexin-B2-like, with amino-acid sequence MASWVSTLFFLIWLSVSQAQRGSGKIPTVEFISETLINNVVQDPQTGRIYLGAVNNIFQLSPSLQKEARTETGPKKDAKTCTPPASGCQDTVLMPNSNKLLLVHPSNGSLIVCGSRYRGICSLLNLSNVEQELYYNDNKGQRTYVASIEDNVNVVSVMSNYTKNGRTFKVFLVGKGYGSLDSTKLISTRILEDYQDWVVFENIIEASAVQTAPFVLKYLHDFQHAFKEDGFVYFLFSRTLDGTDNKNLTFVSRLCENDQHYYSYTELQLTCGIKNRYNKVQAAYVAFPGKELARVMSQSGNYGTVTSFTKVLFMVAHPDDDESDSALCMYPLNSINQQLMDIISACYSDSGEISGVPAVDVPYSSQAYTACTSKISKDALGNFKCGAEYLPSPLASKPAFALKADAALTMSVHLTAVTVAVENDHTIAFLGSANGEVFKVHLRPGEYGNEPYSYVGNNIGEKVNKNLFLDQSQSHLYITTEKRITKVPVQTCLEMKDCQSCVGLRDPYCGWCVLEGRALDSLFLLQGRGFSKAMTAKEAQAFVGDVQYVVSLLQDDKLFLVTPSSPPRAHSTQVDVKIKFGKGVWVVGSMEFEDKNYSLYMIIRIILLVTLVTITISVYCATRAQLF